A single window of Qipengyuania sediminis DNA harbors:
- the dxs gene encoding 1-deoxy-D-xylulose-5-phosphate synthase: protein MTARPATPLLDQVDTPEDLRKLERGQLRQLADELRAEMIDAVGSTGGHLGSGLGVVELTTAIHYVFDTPNDKLVWDVGHQAYPHKILTGRRDRIRTLRQGGGLSGFTKRSESEYDPFGAAHSSTSISAALGFAVANKLTGRPGKGIAVIGDGAMSAGMAYEAMNNAEQAGNRLVVILNDNDMSIAPPVGGLSAYLARMVSSSEYLGLRSLAKRLTAKISRRLNHGLEKAEEFTRGMVTGGTLFEELGFYYVGPIDGHNLDHLVPVLENVRDSEQGPILVHVVTQKGKGYGPAESSADKYHGVQKFDVITGEQKKSAGGPPAYQNVFGETLAKLAETDARIVAITAAMPSGTGVDRFAKAHPDRAFDVGIAEQHAVTFAAGLAAQGMRPFCAIYSTFLQRAYDQVVHDVAIQNLPVRFAIDRAGLVGADGCTHAGSFDVTYLATLPNFVVMAAADEAELVHMTFTAAEHDAGPIALRYPRGNGTGVALPETPERLEIGKGRVVREGSKIAILSLGTRLAEALKAADQLEAKGLSTTAADLRFAKPLDTALIDRLMRTHEVVVTVEEGAIGGLGAHVLTHASDEGLLDVGLKIRTMRLPDTFQDHDDPAKQYDEARLNAPHIVDTVLSALRHNSAGVEEARA, encoded by the coding sequence ATGACTGCACGCCCCGCAACGCCGCTGCTCGATCAGGTCGATACGCCGGAAGACCTCCGCAAGCTCGAACGCGGCCAGCTTCGCCAATTGGCGGATGAACTGCGCGCCGAGATGATCGATGCGGTGGGCTCGACCGGCGGGCATCTGGGCTCCGGCCTCGGCGTCGTCGAGCTGACCACCGCGATCCATTATGTCTTCGACACGCCGAACGACAAACTGGTCTGGGATGTCGGCCACCAGGCCTATCCGCACAAGATCCTGACCGGGCGGCGGGACCGTATCCGCACCCTGCGCCAGGGGGGCGGGCTCTCGGGCTTCACCAAGCGGAGCGAGAGCGAATACGATCCCTTCGGCGCGGCGCATTCCTCGACCTCGATCAGCGCCGCGCTGGGCTTCGCGGTGGCGAACAAGCTGACCGGCCGGCCGGGCAAGGGCATCGCGGTGATCGGCGATGGCGCGATGAGCGCCGGGATGGCCTACGAGGCGATGAACAATGCCGAGCAGGCGGGAAATCGCCTGGTGGTGATCCTCAACGACAACGATATGTCGATCGCTCCCCCGGTGGGCGGGCTTTCCGCCTATCTCGCGCGCATGGTCTCGAGCAGCGAATATCTCGGCCTCCGCAGCCTTGCCAAGCGGCTCACCGCCAAGATCAGCCGCCGCCTCAACCATGGGCTCGAGAAGGCGGAGGAATTCACCCGCGGCATGGTGACCGGCGGAACCTTGTTCGAAGAGCTGGGCTTCTACTACGTCGGCCCCATCGACGGTCATAACCTCGACCATCTGGTGCCGGTGCTGGAGAATGTGCGCGACAGCGAGCAGGGACCGATCCTGGTCCATGTCGTAACCCAGAAGGGCAAGGGCTACGGCCCTGCTGAATCGAGCGCGGACAAATATCACGGCGTCCAGAAGTTCGACGTCATCACCGGCGAGCAGAAGAAGAGCGCCGGGGGCCCGCCCGCCTATCAGAACGTGTTCGGCGAAACGCTGGCGAAGCTGGCCGAGACCGACGCGCGCATCGTCGCCATCACCGCCGCCATGCCCAGCGGCACGGGAGTGGACCGCTTCGCCAAGGCGCACCCGGATCGCGCCTTCGACGTCGGCATTGCCGAGCAGCATGCGGTTACCTTCGCCGCCGGCCTTGCCGCGCAGGGGATGCGGCCGTTCTGCGCGATCTATTCGACCTTCCTCCAGCGCGCCTACGACCAGGTGGTGCATGACGTCGCGATCCAGAACCTGCCGGTCCGCTTCGCGATCGACCGCGCGGGGCTGGTGGGCGCGGACGGCTGCACCCATGCCGGCAGCTTCGACGTCACCTATCTGGCGACCCTGCCCAATTTCGTGGTCATGGCCGCGGCGGACGAGGCGGAGCTGGTCCACATGACCTTTACCGCTGCCGAGCATGACGCCGGGCCGATCGCGCTGCGCTATCCGCGCGGGAACGGCACCGGCGTGGCCCTGCCCGAGACGCCCGAGCGGCTCGAGATCGGCAAGGGCCGGGTGGTGCGCGAAGGCAGCAAGATCGCGATCCTCTCTCTCGGCACGCGCCTTGCCGAGGCACTGAAGGCCGCCGACCAGCTCGAGGCCAAGGGGCTATCGACCACCGCCGCGGACCTGCGTTTCGCCAAGCCGCTCGACACGGCGCTGATCGACCGGCTGATGCGGACGCATGAGGTGGTGGTGACCGTGGAGGAAGGCGCCATCGGGGGCCTGGGCGCGCACGTCCTGACCCACGCCAGCGACGAAGGGCTGCTCGACGTGGGGCTCAAGATCCGCACCATGCGCCTGCCCGACACATTCCAGGACCACGACGACCCCGCCAAGCAATACGACGAAGCCCGCCTCAACGCGCCGCATATCGTGGATACGGTGCTCAGCGCGCTGCGTCACAACAGTGCGGGTGTGGAAGAGGCGCGCGCTTGA
- a CDS encoding Fur family transcriptional regulator: MTQGHREYSGSDLIEAARTTLTGAEEQWTGMREAVFAELARHDRPASAYDIADNLSKSRGKRVAPNSVYRILDLFVRTNLANRIESANAYLVNTHPGCRHDCIFLICDDCGKASHLDDDRVTGALRAAGQDAGFADVRPVVELRGLCEACAA; this comes from the coding sequence ATGACCCAGGGCCACCGCGAGTACTCGGGCAGCGACCTCATCGAGGCTGCGCGCACGACCCTGACCGGGGCGGAGGAGCAATGGACCGGGATGCGCGAGGCGGTCTTCGCCGAGCTCGCCCGGCACGACCGCCCGGCAAGCGCTTACGACATTGCCGATAACCTATCGAAAAGCCGCGGCAAGCGCGTCGCGCCGAACAGCGTCTATCGCATCCTCGACCTCTTCGTGCGCACCAACCTCGCCAACCGGATCGAAAGCGCCAATGCCTATCTCGTCAACACCCACCCCGGTTGCAGGCACGACTGCATCTTCCTGATCTGCGATGATTGCGGCAAGGCCAGCCACCTGGACGACGATCGGGTGACGGGCGCCTTGCGCGCCGCGGGCCAGGACGCCGGCTTTGCCGATGTGCGACCGGTCGTGGAGCTGCGCGGGCTGTGCGAAGCCTGCGCCGCCTGA
- the msrA gene encoding peptide-methionine (S)-S-oxide reductase MsrA, with product MRARALFLAVALGFASASCTAVAAAETAVDAPAAARTAQETPGLKTAIFAGGCFWGVEAVFSHVKGVTSAVSGYHGGTARSARYDAVSSGMTDHAEAVRVTYDPRIVRYDQLLRMFFSVVADPTLKNRQGPDVGAHYRAALIPTSAEQNAVARAYLAQMRRSGVWKAPIVTGIERAQAFYPAEAYHQDFAAKNPRHGYIQRWDAPKVAALARMYPGFYRAQYQRN from the coding sequence ATGCGCGCACGGGCGCTGTTCTTGGCGGTGGCGCTTGGTTTTGCCAGCGCCTCCTGCACGGCCGTCGCTGCCGCCGAAACGGCGGTAGACGCCCCCGCAGCGGCGCGGACCGCCCAGGAGACGCCGGGGCTCAAGACCGCGATCTTCGCGGGCGGCTGCTTCTGGGGGGTGGAGGCGGTCTTCAGCCATGTGAAAGGCGTTACCAGCGCGGTTTCCGGCTATCACGGGGGCACGGCCCGCTCGGCGCGCTACGATGCCGTCTCCTCCGGCATGACCGATCATGCCGAGGCGGTGCGGGTAACCTACGATCCCCGCATCGTGCGCTACGATCAGTTGCTGCGAATGTTCTTTTCGGTGGTTGCCGATCCGACGCTCAAGAACCGCCAGGGGCCCGACGTCGGCGCGCATTACCGCGCCGCGCTCATCCCGACTTCGGCCGAGCAGAACGCGGTCGCACGCGCCTATCTCGCGCAGATGCGCCGCTCGGGCGTGTGGAAGGCACCGATCGTGACCGGTATCGAGCGGGCGCAGGCGTTCTACCCCGCCGAGGCCTACCATCAGGATTTCGCTGCCAAGAACCCGCGCCACGGCTACATCCAGCGCTGGGATGCGCCCAAGGTGGCGGCGCTCGCACGGATGTATCCCGGTTTCTACCGCGCCCAATACCAGCGCAACTGA
- the purH gene encoding bifunctional phosphoribosylaminoimidazolecarboxamide formyltransferase/IMP cyclohydrolase, translated as MTTVPIRRALLSVSDKSGLADLAARLAEAGVELISTGGTAQALRNAGLTVLDVSDVTGFPEIMDGRVKTLHPLVHGGLLGVRDDPGHAAAMQAHGIGPIDLVIVNLYPFEETVMRGADRATIIENIDIGGPSMVRSAAKNHAYVTVLTDPADYGGFLEEMRANGGATTLALRKRLAAKAFSATAVYDAMISQWFAFADQQQLFPPLLALNGYLAAELRYGENPHQRAALYTPAGPHGRGIAQAQQLQGKELSYNNYNDADAALELAAEFRETDPAVVIVKHANPCGVAQAGSLREAWQRALECDSVSAFGGIVCVNTELDLATAEAICQIFTEVVIAPAVSEEARAVFARKKNLRLLVTGGLPDPRRGGLSAKPITGGLLVQSRDNGAISQADLRVVTKRAPTEQELADCLFAWTVARHVKSNAIVYARDGATVGIGAGQMNRRDSSRIAALKAAEAAETYGWPEPRTRGSAVASDAFFPFADGLLAAAEAGATAVIQPGGSIRDEDVIAAADEAGLAMVFTGMRHFRH; from the coding sequence ATGACCACTGTGCCGATCCGCCGCGCGCTGCTGTCGGTTTCCGACAAAAGCGGGCTTGCCGATCTCGCCGCGCGGCTGGCCGAGGCGGGAGTCGAGCTGATCTCCACCGGCGGCACCGCGCAGGCCCTTCGCAACGCCGGGCTGACGGTGCTCGACGTCAGCGACGTCACAGGCTTTCCCGAGATCATGGACGGGCGCGTCAAGACGCTGCACCCGCTCGTCCACGGCGGTCTCCTCGGTGTCCGCGACGATCCCGGTCATGCCGCGGCAATGCAGGCGCATGGGATCGGACCGATCGATCTCGTGATCGTCAACCTCTATCCCTTCGAAGAAACGGTGATGCGCGGCGCGGACCGGGCCACCATCATCGAGAATATCGATATCGGCGGGCCGAGCATGGTGCGATCGGCGGCCAAGAACCACGCCTATGTGACCGTTCTGACTGATCCTGCCGATTACGGCGGGTTTCTTGAAGAAATGCGTGCCAATGGAGGGGCGACGACGCTCGCTCTTCGTAAACGGCTGGCAGCTAAGGCCTTTTCCGCGACCGCGGTCTATGACGCAATGATCAGTCAGTGGTTCGCCTTCGCCGACCAGCAACAGCTGTTCCCGCCGCTGCTGGCGCTGAACGGGTACCTTGCTGCCGAGCTGCGCTATGGCGAGAACCCGCATCAACGCGCGGCGCTCTACACTCCCGCCGGGCCCCACGGGCGCGGGATCGCGCAGGCGCAGCAGCTCCAGGGCAAGGAGCTGAGCTACAACAATTACAATGACGCTGATGCGGCTTTGGAGCTTGCGGCGGAGTTCCGGGAGACGGACCCGGCGGTGGTCATCGTCAAGCACGCCAACCCCTGCGGCGTGGCGCAGGCGGGGTCGCTGCGAGAGGCGTGGCAGCGCGCTCTCGAATGCGATTCCGTTTCCGCCTTCGGGGGCATCGTTTGTGTCAACACAGAGCTCGACCTCGCGACGGCGGAGGCGATCTGCCAGATCTTCACCGAGGTCGTAATCGCGCCCGCGGTGAGCGAAGAGGCACGGGCCGTGTTTGCGCGCAAAAAGAACCTGCGCCTGCTCGTCACCGGCGGCCTTCCCGATCCGCGCCGTGGCGGGCTCTCGGCCAAGCCTATCACCGGGGGTTTGCTGGTGCAGAGCCGCGACAACGGCGCGATCTCGCAGGCCGATCTCAGAGTGGTGACGAAGCGCGCGCCCACCGAGCAGGAGCTGGCCGACTGCCTCTTCGCATGGACCGTGGCGCGGCACGTGAAATCGAACGCCATCGTTTATGCCAGGGACGGCGCGACCGTGGGCATCGGGGCCGGGCAGATGAACCGCCGCGATTCCTCGCGCATCGCCGCCTTGAAGGCGGCGGAGGCGGCCGAGACCTATGGCTGGCCGGAACCGCGCACGCGAGGCAGCGCGGTCGCGTCCGACGCGTTCTTCCCGTTCGCCGATGGGCTGCTGGCGGCGGCCGAAGCGGGAGCCACGGCGGTGATCCAGCCCGGCGGCTCGATCCGCGACGAGGACGTGATCGCCGCCGCGGACGAGGCGGGCCTCGCCATGGTGTTCACCGGAATGCGCCACTTCCGGCACTGA
- a CDS encoding heparinase II/III family protein: MKHDPLLLDPAASEAEVSQPALPLPRVTREPAVGPAATGPADEEPIETARALVPADFGNGSNLADKALGWAYRLGVPGALLAAPLRKPARLRLLATVRSPLEGDSARGKAIRAGHFVVEGYKLPLAEADFSSSARLPMPQQKLLHGFTWLRDLAAAAPRETAAPIAEGIARRWLDAHGDPGKGPGWSVERAGQRLLAWLIHAPLVLSGEDAAMRPRMLRAIAQTARWLDRHVAKEPDRLGAATGWAAITAAGLLLPDGRPRRVYGEAGLHRALGEIAGPDGGVLSRSPLAQMQAIALLIDLEACYAAAGRAAPPMLRGLMEQMVPPLLALRHGDGGLGSWQGAGAVNAHALARLVGSSGIRARPARDARGWGYRVVQAGKAVLQFDAAPPPRPRDARFGCASTLAFEFSHGESRLIVNCGGAELAGGATPVRIEQGLRGTSAHSTLVLDEANSTAILLAGRIGKGVEAVDFRRHGDAPVRAGQPIRVEASHDGYVARHGLLHRRLLALSADGSELRGEDLLEPAGRRGKRGKLPFAIRFHLGRGVDAGLSSDRRGAGLALPDGSYWQMRLGGDLDDATLSLEESLWVDGDGRPHATQQLVIEGLASRGGGRFPWLLKRMG; the protein is encoded by the coding sequence ATGAAGCATGATCCGCTTCTGCTCGACCCGGCCGCGTCCGAAGCGGAGGTTTCGCAACCGGCATTGCCGCTGCCTCGCGTCACGCGCGAACCGGCGGTCGGCCCTGCCGCGACGGGCCCAGCCGATGAAGAGCCTATCGAGACAGCGCGTGCGCTCGTACCCGCCGATTTCGGCAACGGGTCGAACCTCGCCGACAAAGCGCTCGGTTGGGCCTACCGGCTGGGCGTGCCCGGCGCGCTGCTCGCAGCGCCCTTGCGCAAGCCTGCGCGATTGCGGCTGCTGGCGACGGTCCGCAGCCCTCTGGAAGGGGATAGCGCGCGCGGCAAGGCGATCCGGGCGGGGCACTTCGTGGTCGAAGGGTACAAGTTGCCGCTGGCAGAGGCGGATTTCTCCTCCAGCGCGCGGCTGCCGATGCCGCAACAAAAGCTGCTCCACGGCTTCACCTGGCTGCGCGACCTTGCCGCCGCCGCCCCGCGCGAAACCGCGGCGCCGATCGCGGAGGGGATTGCGAGGCGCTGGCTCGATGCGCATGGCGACCCCGGCAAGGGCCCGGGCTGGAGCGTCGAGCGCGCCGGCCAACGCCTGCTCGCCTGGCTGATTCATGCGCCGCTGGTGCTTTCGGGTGAGGACGCCGCGATGCGACCGCGCATGCTGCGGGCGATCGCGCAAACCGCGCGCTGGCTCGATCGCCATGTCGCGAAAGAGCCCGACCGGCTCGGAGCGGCCACCGGCTGGGCGGCGATAACCGCCGCCGGCCTGCTGCTCCCCGATGGGCGGCCGCGCCGGGTATACGGGGAAGCGGGGCTGCATCGTGCGCTCGGCGAGATTGCCGGGCCGGATGGCGGGGTACTGTCGCGCAGTCCGCTCGCGCAGATGCAGGCCATCGCGCTGCTGATCGACCTCGAGGCGTGCTACGCCGCGGCGGGCCGCGCTGCGCCGCCGATGCTGCGCGGTTTGATGGAGCAGATGGTCCCGCCCCTTCTGGCGCTTAGGCATGGCGATGGCGGGCTCGGTTCTTGGCAGGGGGCGGGCGCCGTCAACGCCCATGCGCTGGCGCGGCTCGTCGGGTCGAGCGGCATCCGCGCCCGCCCCGCCCGCGACGCGCGCGGCTGGGGTTACCGCGTGGTCCAGGCTGGCAAGGCCGTGCTGCAGTTCGATGCCGCGCCCCCGCCGCGCCCCCGCGATGCCCGTTTCGGCTGCGCCTCGACGCTGGCCTTCGAATTCAGCCATGGGGAAAGCCGCCTCATCGTCAATTGCGGCGGGGCGGAGCTCGCGGGCGGAGCGACCCCGGTGCGGATCGAACAGGGGCTGCGCGGCACATCGGCGCATTCGACGCTGGTGCTGGACGAAGCCAATTCGACCGCCATCCTTCTTGCCGGGCGGATCGGCAAGGGGGTCGAAGCGGTCGATTTCCGCCGCCACGGCGATGCCCCCGTGCGCGCCGGTCAGCCGATACGGGTGGAGGCGAGCCACGACGGCTATGTCGCGCGCCACGGCCTCCTTCATCGCCGCCTGCTCGCGCTTTCCGCTGACGGGAGCGAACTGCGCGGCGAAGACCTGCTGGAGCCTGCGGGGCGGCGGGGCAAGCGCGGCAAGCTGCCCTTCGCGATCCGCTTCCACCTCGGCAGGGGGGTGGACGCTGGCCTTTCGAGCGACAGGCGCGGGGCGGGGCTGGCGCTTCCCGACGGCAGCTACTGGCAGATGCGGCTTGGGGGCGATCTCGACGATGCGACGCTTTCGCTCGAGGAGAGCCTGTGGGTCGACGGCGACGGGCGCCCCCATGCCACCCAGCAGCTGGTGATCGAAGGGCTGGCATCACGCGGCGGGGGGCGGTTCCCCTGGCTGCTCAAGCGGATGGGCTAG
- the rpe gene encoding ribulose-phosphate 3-epimerase has protein sequence MAAPLIAPSILSADFARLGEEVRAIDAAGADWIHIDVMDGHFVPNITIGPAVIKALRPHSAKPFDVHLMIAPADPYLAAFAEAGADILTVHPEAGPHIHRTIQAIKALGKQAGVVLNPGTPAKMLDYLIDAVDLVLVMSVNPGFGGQSFIASQLRKIEAIRKMIDKTGRAIRLEVDGGVDAVTAPQCVAAGADVLVAGSASFRGGPLHYAANIAELKGARNQPA, from the coding sequence ATGGCCGCGCCGCTCATCGCCCCTTCCATTCTCTCTGCCGATTTCGCTCGGCTCGGGGAGGAGGTGCGCGCGATCGACGCGGCCGGGGCGGACTGGATCCACATCGACGTGATGGACGGGCATTTCGTGCCCAACATCACCATCGGACCCGCGGTCATCAAGGCGTTGCGCCCGCATTCCGCCAAGCCCTTCGACGTCCATCTGATGATCGCCCCGGCAGACCCCTACCTCGCCGCCTTCGCCGAGGCGGGGGCGGATATCCTCACCGTCCATCCCGAGGCCGGGCCGCATATCCATCGCACTATCCAGGCCATCAAGGCGCTGGGCAAGCAAGCGGGGGTGGTTCTCAACCCCGGCACTCCCGCCAAAATGCTCGATTACCTCATCGACGCGGTCGATCTGGTGCTGGTGATGAGCGTCAACCCGGGCTTCGGCGGGCAAAGCTTCATCGCCAGCCAGCTGCGCAAGATCGAGGCGATCCGCAAGATGATCGACAAGACGGGACGCGCGATACGGCTCGAGGTCGATGGCGGGGTAGATGCCGTCACCGCGCCGCAATGCGTGGCGGCGGGGGCTGACGTGCTTGTCGCGGGATCGGCAAGCTTTCGCGGCGGTCCGCTGCACTATGCGGCGAATATCGCCGAATTGAAGGGCGCGAGGAACCAACCCGCATGA
- a CDS encoding MmcB family DNA repair protein yields MAEPLSLTRYCADPPDADCRTARDVARGILRLFARNDIWCLPEMPLRNGRRADLMGVDAKGQVVIVEIKVARGDLLGDGKWPDYLDYCDRFYWGVPPGLDRAPLEGDLYRPDCCGIIVADGYDAEILRPAPLHPLAAARRRCEVERLARTALRRLTIAADPASEPWGSEG; encoded by the coding sequence ATGGCCGAACCCCTCTCGCTTACTCGGTATTGCGCCGATCCTCCCGATGCCGATTGCCGCACCGCGCGGGACGTTGCGCGCGGAATCCTGCGCCTGTTCGCACGCAACGACATCTGGTGCTTGCCGGAAATGCCGCTGCGGAACGGGCGGCGCGCGGACCTCATGGGCGTGGATGCCAAGGGGCAGGTGGTGATCGTTGAGATCAAGGTCGCGCGCGGCGATCTGCTCGGCGATGGCAAGTGGCCCGACTATCTCGACTATTGCGACCGGTTCTATTGGGGGGTACCGCCGGGGCTGGACCGAGCTCCGCTCGAAGGCGACCTCTACCGCCCCGATTGCTGCGGGATCATCGTGGCTGATGGCTATGACGCCGAGATCCTGCGCCCCGCTCCGCTTCACCCCCTCGCCGCCGCACGCCGGCGCTGCGAGGTTGAGCGGTTGGCCCGGACCGCGCTCCGACGCCTGACCATCGCCGCCGACCCTGCTTCGGAACCATGGGGCAGCGAGGGTTGA
- a CDS encoding sterol desaturase family protein — MLAAILLSALAMTAIVALRYAAVSGGFAWLTERRHPGAHAKLGPQIKREIGWSLAAAAIYGIPAGVIAWGWQARGWTRIYTDWSAYPLWYAPLSVLLYLFAHDSWFYWTHRWMHRPRPFRVMHAVHHASRPPTAWAAMSFHPWEALTGAVVIPALVFLVPIHPAMLGLVLTVMTVMGVTNHMGWELFPRALVHSALGNWLITASHHQRHHEEYRCNYGLYFRFWDRLCGTDRGLSRSL; from the coding sequence ATGCTTGCCGCGATCCTCCTCTCCGCCCTCGCGATGACCGCGATCGTCGCTCTGCGCTACGCGGCGGTGAGCGGCGGGTTCGCCTGGCTGACGGAGCGGCGGCATCCGGGCGCGCACGCGAAGCTCGGGCCGCAGATCAAGCGCGAGATCGGCTGGTCGCTCGCCGCCGCCGCGATCTACGGCATCCCGGCAGGTGTGATCGCCTGGGGGTGGCAGGCGCGGGGCTGGACGCGCATCTATACCGACTGGAGCGCCTATCCGCTGTGGTATGCCCCGCTCTCGGTCCTGCTCTACCTCTTCGCGCACGACAGCTGGTTCTATTGGACGCACCGCTGGATGCACCGCCCGCGCCCCTTCCGTGTCATGCACGCCGTGCATCATGCGAGCCGCCCACCGACCGCCTGGGCGGCGATGAGCTTCCATCCCTGGGAGGCACTCACCGGCGCGGTGGTGATCCCCGCGCTCGTGTTCCTGGTGCCGATCCACCCGGCAATGCTGGGTCTGGTGCTCACGGTGATGACGGTGATGGGCGTCACCAATCACATGGGCTGGGAGCTGTTTCCGCGAGCGCTGGTTCATTCCGCCTTAGGCAATTGGCTGATAACGGCCAGCCACCATCAGCGTCATCACGAAGAGTATCGATGCAATTACGGACTCTATTTTCGCTTCTGGGATCGTCTGTGCGGCACCGATCGCGGCCTCTCGCGCTCGCTCTAG
- a CDS encoding DUF2141 domain-containing protein, producing the protein MATGLRNVHGVVRACMTSDVRAFPACRGSSAAYNAQAHADARVTLTFYDVKPGRYAVALLHDENGNGKADRAAMMIPKEGFGFSRDARVRFGPPKFGEAAFDVAPNARDTMFIRMRYML; encoded by the coding sequence GTGGCGACGGGCCTGCGCAATGTGCACGGCGTGGTACGCGCCTGCATGACCAGCGACGTGCGCGCCTTCCCCGCCTGCCGGGGCTCCTCTGCCGCGTATAATGCACAGGCGCACGCCGACGCGCGGGTCACCCTCACCTTTTACGACGTCAAGCCCGGGCGCTACGCAGTCGCGCTGCTCCACGACGAGAACGGCAACGGCAAGGCCGACCGGGCGGCCATGATGATCCCCAAGGAAGGCTTCGGCTTCTCGCGCGATGCCAGGGTCCGCTTCGGCCCGCCCAAGTTCGGCGAAGCGGCCTTCGACGTCGCTCCCAACGCGCGCGACACTATGTTCATCCGCATGCGCTACATGCTGTAG
- a CDS encoding M48 family metalloprotease, which produces MFHRIGARLAAIALACVAAQPVSAQSLLRDTETEAFFQDLAAPLVKAADLPERNVDIALLSTRSINAFVAGGQIIYLHAGLIEKADTAAEVQGVIAHELGHITGGHIIRQGEGARAATNISLLSLLAGIGAVLAGAGDAGMAAMMMGQRAAIGKFLAYSRGEEGSADAAGAAFLSKAGISGRGSLAFFEKLAGMEMRYAVSRDAEIEYIRSHPLTSDRIATLRDVYERDPAWGRPYDVKLQARFERVKAKLIGYLGEPAQTLRQYPPTDLSVAGHYARAYAYHKQALVPQALAETRALIAKAPEDPYFLELEGQILLESGQPDAALAVLARATALTNAQPLIATLYGHALLATENPKHHEEAERVLRAAVARDRYNPFAWRQLGTVYAARGDMPRANLASAEQQVMSGDYLRAVRSARTAQAGLVENSADWLRAQDIEMQARSLLERQEKQNRGRAG; this is translated from the coding sequence ATGTTCCATCGCATCGGTGCGCGCCTCGCGGCGATCGCGCTTGCCTGCGTCGCGGCGCAGCCTGTCTCGGCGCAATCGCTGCTCCGCGATACCGAGACAGAAGCGTTCTTTCAGGACCTCGCCGCGCCGCTCGTCAAAGCTGCCGATCTGCCGGAGCGCAACGTTGATATCGCGTTGCTCAGCACCCGCTCAATCAATGCCTTCGTCGCCGGAGGGCAGATCATCTATCTTCACGCCGGGCTGATCGAAAAGGCGGATACCGCCGCTGAGGTCCAGGGCGTCATCGCGCACGAGTTGGGCCACATCACTGGCGGACATATCATCCGCCAGGGCGAGGGGGCGAGGGCGGCGACCAATATCTCGCTCCTTTCGCTGCTCGCCGGGATCGGCGCGGTGCTTGCGGGCGCGGGCGATGCCGGCATGGCGGCAATGATGATGGGCCAGCGCGCCGCCATCGGTAAATTCCTTGCCTATAGCCGGGGCGAGGAAGGCAGCGCCGATGCCGCGGGTGCCGCTTTCCTTTCCAAGGCCGGCATTTCGGGGCGTGGCTCGCTCGCTTTCTTCGAGAAGCTGGCGGGAATGGAAATGCGCTACGCGGTCAGCCGCGATGCCGAGATCGAATATATCCGCAGCCACCCGCTGACGAGCGACCGCATTGCCACGCTGCGTGACGTCTATGAGCGCGATCCGGCGTGGGGCCGGCCCTACGACGTCAAGCTCCAGGCCCGCTTCGAGCGCGTAAAGGCCAAGCTTATCGGCTATCTTGGCGAACCCGCGCAAACCCTGCGCCAATATCCGCCAACCGATCTCAGCGTGGCCGGACATTACGCGCGCGCCTATGCCTATCACAAGCAGGCGCTGGTCCCCCAGGCGCTGGCGGAGACGCGTGCGCTGATCGCCAAGGCGCCGGAAGACCCCTATTTCCTCGAGCTCGAAGGGCAGATTCTGCTCGAATCGGGCCAGCCGGACGCCGCCCTGGCGGTGCTGGCGCGCGCGACCGCGCTCACCAATGCGCAGCCGTTGATCGCGACGCTCTATGGCCATGCCCTGCTCGCGACCGAGAACCCCAAGCATCACGAGGAGGCCGAGCGGGTGCTGCGCGCGGCGGTGGCGCGTGACCGCTACAACCCCTTCGCCTGGCGGCAGCTCGGCACCGTCTATGCTGCGCGCGGGGACATGCCGCGTGCCAATCTCGCTAGCGCGGAGCAGCAGGTGATGAGCGGTGACTACCTGCGCGCCGTGCGCAGCGCTCGAACCGCGCAGGCGGGCCTGGTTGAAAACAGCGCCGACTGGCTGCGCGCGCAGGATATCGAGATGCAGGCCCGCTCACTGCTCGAACGTCAGGAAAAGCAGAACCGCGGCCGCGCGGGGTGA